A genome region from Myroides fluvii includes the following:
- the tnpA gene encoding IS66 family insertion sequence element accessory protein TnpA: MSKQEMMYSHVEDYKASGLTQSRYCESVGIKLATFSYWVIKYKNENIQNSSSNFITINKEHITESKEYDIIYPNGVKLRVETKDLNELYSLVNLV, from the coding sequence ATGAGCAAACAAGAAATGATGTACTCTCATGTAGAGGATTACAAAGCAAGTGGATTAACCCAATCAAGATACTGTGAAAGCGTAGGAATTAAATTAGCAACATTTAGTTATTGGGTAATAAAGTATAAGAATGAAAATATTCAAAATTCATCGAGTAACTTTATCACTATAAATAAAGAGCATATTACTGAGAGCAAAGAATACGATATTATCTATCCTAATGGAGTGAAACTTCGTGTAGAAACGAAAGATTTAAATGAACTCTATTCATTAGTGAACCTTGTCTAA
- the tnpB gene encoding IS66 family insertion sequence element accessory protein TnpB (TnpB, as the term is used for proteins encoded by IS66 family insertion elements, is considered an accessory protein, since TnpC, encoded by a neighboring gene, is a DDE family transposase.) — MFSLSSSHQFHLYKSACDMRKSFDSLCGIVQNELNQVAHNGSVYVFINRRGNQMKLLHWETGGFVLYHKRLEQGTFAFPSHNKSQISWSDLVLMIEGIQVIKSSQKRRFSMK, encoded by the coding sequence ATGTTTAGTCTGAGTAGTAGTCACCAATTCCATTTATATAAATCAGCTTGTGATATGCGTAAGAGTTTTGATAGTCTGTGTGGCATTGTTCAAAACGAGCTTAATCAAGTAGCTCACAATGGCAGTGTGTACGTCTTTATCAATCGTCGAGGTAATCAGATGAAACTTCTGCACTGGGAAACAGGAGGTTTTGTGTTATATCACAAGCGATTAGAACAAGGTACTTTTGCCTTTCCATCTCATAACAAGTCACAGATAAGTTGGAGTGATTTAGTACTTATGATAGAGGGAATTCAAGTGATAAAAAGTAGTCAAAAAAGACGATTTTCTATGAAGTAA
- the tnpC gene encoding IS66 family transposase: MEIDLENLSKQELLALIKQQSKTISKQEKVNTKLEKKATELEEKTSKLEEKNTILEYRVKLLERMKFGQSRERFEDPNQTQLPLDVEQAVLEEQEEVIKQEITYTREKKKHPGRAKLPDHLPVEEIEIHPEGDLSDKVCIGKEITDVLDYVPGYFKIKRYIRYKYATKDKEDTQISIGLLPERIIDKGIASEGLLSTILVDKYVDHLPLYRQKQRFSRENIDIASSTIDGWAAQSMDALKPLYQKLVMDIKNEGYLQVDETTIKVLDEKKKDKSHLGYYWVYHAPISKLVMFNYSPTRASSAALPILENFKGYLQTDGYSGYKAYGNKSDVTHLGCWAHARREFERALDNDKIRAQHVLVEIQKLYAVEKKAKEQNLAPDQIKELRLKESLPIINELGKYMFAQMKLTLPKSQIGKAFAYSQTRWDNLSAYLYNGNLQIDNNLVENVIRPVALGRKNYLFAGSHDAAQRAAMAYTFFANCKKHDVNPYQWLKYVLENIQSINHKNITDLYPHNYKKLITNIVE, encoded by the coding sequence ATGGAAATAGACTTAGAAAACTTATCGAAACAAGAACTTTTGGCACTTATAAAACAGCAGTCAAAAACTATTTCCAAGCAAGAGAAAGTAAATACTAAGTTAGAAAAGAAAGCTACTGAGTTAGAAGAAAAGACCTCTAAACTAGAAGAAAAAAATACGATACTGGAATATCGAGTAAAGCTACTTGAACGCATGAAGTTTGGTCAAAGCCGAGAACGTTTTGAGGATCCTAATCAAACTCAGTTACCTTTGGATGTTGAACAAGCAGTCTTAGAGGAACAAGAAGAAGTAATCAAACAAGAGATTACCTACACTCGTGAAAAGAAGAAACATCCAGGACGAGCGAAACTTCCTGATCATTTACCTGTAGAAGAAATAGAAATTCACCCAGAAGGGGATCTATCTGATAAGGTCTGCATTGGTAAAGAAATTACAGATGTGTTAGATTATGTTCCTGGTTACTTTAAAATCAAGCGTTACATCCGATATAAATACGCGACCAAAGACAAAGAAGATACCCAAATTAGTATTGGATTACTCCCAGAGCGAATTATAGATAAAGGAATAGCTTCAGAAGGACTTCTATCAACTATATTGGTTGACAAATATGTAGACCATCTTCCTCTATATAGACAAAAGCAACGCTTTTCAAGAGAGAATATCGATATTGCTTCCTCTACAATAGATGGTTGGGCAGCTCAAAGTATGGATGCTTTGAAGCCACTATACCAAAAGCTGGTGATGGACATCAAAAACGAAGGTTATCTTCAAGTTGATGAAACCACCATCAAAGTCTTAGATGAGAAAAAGAAAGATAAATCTCATCTTGGGTATTATTGGGTGTATCACGCACCTATATCCAAACTCGTGATGTTTAATTACAGTCCTACTCGTGCTAGTAGTGCTGCATTACCCATATTAGAAAACTTCAAAGGATACCTGCAAACTGATGGTTATAGCGGGTACAAAGCCTATGGAAATAAGTCAGATGTTACACATCTTGGCTGTTGGGCACACGCTCGTCGTGAATTTGAGAGAGCATTAGACAATGATAAAATAAGGGCTCAGCATGTACTCGTAGAAATACAGAAATTATATGCTGTAGAGAAAAAAGCAAAAGAACAAAACTTAGCTCCTGACCAAATCAAAGAACTTCGTCTAAAAGAGAGTTTACCTATTATCAATGAACTGGGTAAATATATGTTCGCTCAGATGAAACTTACATTACCTAAAAGTCAAATAGGTAAAGCTTTTGCTTACTCACAAACAAGATGGGATAACCTTAGTGCGTATTTATACAATGGAAACTTACAGATAGACAACAACCTTGTAGAAAATGTAATTAGACCTGTAGCCCTTGGACGTAAAAACTATCTCTTTGCTGGTTCTCATGATGCTGCGCAAAGAGCAGCTATGGCCTATACATTTTTCGCTAACTGTAAAAAACATGACGTTAATCCATACCAATGGTTAAAGTATGTTCTTGAAAATATTCAATCCATAAACCACAAGAATATCACAGATCTATATCCTCATAATTATAAGAAGTTAATTACAAACATTGTAGAATAA
- the dndD gene encoding DNA sulfur modification protein DndD, producing the protein MKFSNIIINNFRQYNKIVDFDLSTTTEKNIVVIGGKNGFGKTNFLLSIVWCLYGEKISLIDDNFKKEIQKEKNYSSFMQQSINWTAQKEGINTFSISIVVEEIELPNNFNLSPDANKIIITRSRNTSTTEEKLSIIDTSSNLELFDNEEDKINFINDYIIPIDAAKFVFFDAEKISEIANLSIKEEGSFINDALGKILGLDNYETLIDDLEFYINTLKKEGATRNLQEQIIDKEKAIDLSYLEIEKLEEDNAEKLKEIDELKKEIRKFDTLISQNSKQGNSNLDRETILSEIEKLKIKEVDLNEKFTELSEVIPLTILAGKLEEVKEHISIQENNELSQKLLKENAAKIDNFIELLFNKPPDPENSTMSFRDKSFYYDKAKRLGGELYNNENNYQELKFEHDLNNAEKKLISDAIILVNTQSGDLFQNTIEGFNSIDLRKSELIKILNKIDADLVDDIVLDYVAKKETAENKTTENNRKIGENTQQLNKIKKDITRFNHELITLRNNVEINAQNKLKIKETEKYIDTLHTFLEEQKSTHKDSLEKTILSELRILMHKLSSEENNSRFIEDVKVTILASGQGMKITLLDQDDNEIKKESLSSGEKQIYISCLIKAILNESIQSLPIFIDTPLGRLDEEHRDSITKKYYPSLSEQVVLFSTNSEITPKRFRDISENIAKSYLLINDGANTNLKNGYFNTVNND; encoded by the coding sequence ATGAAGTTTTCAAATATAATAATCAATAATTTTAGACAATATAATAAAATTGTAGATTTTGATTTATCTACAACTACAGAAAAGAATATTGTAGTAATTGGTGGTAAAAATGGTTTTGGAAAAACTAATTTTTTACTGTCAATTGTATGGTGTTTGTATGGTGAAAAAATTTCTCTGATAGATGATAATTTTAAAAAAGAAATCCAAAAGGAAAAAAATTATTCCTCTTTTATGCAACAATCAATTAATTGGACAGCACAAAAAGAAGGAATTAATACTTTTTCCATTAGTATAGTTGTTGAAGAAATTGAATTACCTAATAATTTTAACCTATCACCAGATGCTAATAAAATAATAATTACTCGATCAAGAAATACTTCAACAACAGAAGAAAAACTATCTATTATTGACACATCCTCAAATTTAGAATTATTTGATAATGAAGAAGATAAAATAAACTTCATTAATGATTATATCATTCCAATAGATGCTGCAAAATTTGTGTTTTTCGATGCTGAAAAAATTTCTGAAATAGCAAATTTATCAATAAAAGAAGAAGGTAGTTTTATAAATGATGCGCTTGGAAAAATATTAGGCTTAGACAATTATGAAACACTAATTGATGATCTAGAATTTTACATTAATACTTTAAAAAAAGAAGGAGCCACTAGAAATCTTCAAGAACAAATTATAGATAAGGAAAAAGCTATTGATCTATCATATTTGGAAATTGAAAAGCTTGAAGAAGATAATGCTGAAAAACTTAAAGAGATAGATGAATTAAAAAAGGAGATTAGAAAATTTGATACCTTAATTTCGCAAAACAGTAAACAAGGTAATTCCAATTTAGACAGAGAAACAATATTGTCTGAAATTGAGAAACTAAAAATAAAAGAAGTAGATCTAAATGAAAAATTCACAGAATTAAGTGAGGTTATTCCTTTGACAATATTAGCTGGAAAATTAGAAGAAGTAAAGGAGCATATTTCTATTCAAGAAAATAATGAGCTATCTCAAAAATTATTAAAAGAAAATGCAGCCAAAATAGATAATTTTATTGAATTGCTTTTCAATAAACCTCCCGATCCAGAAAATTCAACTATGTCTTTTAGAGATAAGAGTTTCTACTATGACAAAGCAAAACGTTTAGGGGGTGAATTATATAATAATGAAAATAACTATCAAGAATTAAAGTTCGAACATGATTTAAATAATGCTGAAAAAAAATTAATTTCTGATGCAATTATTCTTGTCAATACTCAATCAGGTGACTTATTCCAAAATACCATTGAAGGATTTAATAGTATCGATTTACGTAAATCCGAATTAATAAAAATTCTTAACAAAATTGATGCCGATTTAGTTGATGATATTGTATTAGATTACGTTGCAAAGAAAGAAACAGCTGAAAATAAAACTACTGAAAATAACAGAAAAATAGGAGAAAATACCCAACAATTAAACAAAATAAAGAAAGATATTACAAGGTTTAATCACGAACTCATAACCCTCAGAAACAATGTTGAAATCAATGCTCAAAATAAATTAAAAATTAAAGAAACAGAAAAATACATTGATACACTTCATACATTTTTAGAAGAACAAAAAAGCACACATAAAGATAGTTTAGAGAAAACTATTCTTAGTGAGTTAAGAATTTTAATGCATAAACTCTCAAGCGAGGAAAACAATAGTAGATTTATTGAAGATGTTAAAGTTACCATTCTAGCTTCAGGTCAAGGTATGAAAATCACATTACTTGACCAAGATGATAATGAAATTAAAAAGGAGAGCTTATCATCAGGAGAAAAGCAAATTTATATCTCTTGCTTAATTAAAGCTATTCTAAATGAATCAATCCAAAGCTTGCCAATTTTCATAGACACTCCATTAGGAAGGCTCGATGAAGAACACAGAGATAGTATCACAAAAAAATATTATCCTTCTTTATCAGAGCAAGTTGTACTTTTCTCAACAAATAGTGAGATTACCCCTAAACGATTTAGAGATATTTCAGAAAACATTGCCAAATCGTACCTATTAATAAACGATGGAGCTAATACCAATTTAAAGAATGGATATTTCAATACTGTAAACAATGATTAG